The Aeromicrobium senzhongii genome includes a window with the following:
- a CDS encoding DUF488 domain-containing protein has protein sequence MTSAAGPLLTIGHGTSTRAELADRLRDAGVQTLVDVRRFPGSRRNPELSRESLEVFLPLEVFLPLEGIAYLWQERLGGRRRVPAGGDDRDAWWRVEAFRAYAAHTRTTEFQGAMTELVDLAGRSRVAVMCSEFVWWRCHRRLVSDVAMLVHDLPVEHVMPDGRRQRHEPSAGARIAGEGLTYPAAGLDG, from the coding sequence GTGACCAGCGCTGCGGGCCCGTTGCTCACGATCGGGCATGGCACGTCCACGCGTGCCGAACTGGCCGATCGACTGCGCGATGCGGGCGTGCAGACGCTGGTCGACGTCCGCCGGTTCCCCGGCAGTCGGCGCAACCCCGAGCTCTCGCGCGAGTCCCTCGAGGTCTTCCTGCCCCTCGAGGTCTTCCTGCCCCTCGAGGGGATCGCCTACCTCTGGCAGGAACGACTGGGCGGGCGACGCCGCGTTCCGGCGGGCGGGGACGACCGCGACGCCTGGTGGCGGGTCGAGGCGTTCCGGGCCTACGCCGCGCACACCCGGACGACGGAGTTCCAGGGCGCGATGACCGAGCTCGTCGATCTCGCCGGACGATCACGCGTCGCCGTCATGTGCTCGGAGTTCGTCTGGTGGCGGTGCCACCGGCGACTCGTCTCGGACGTGGCGATGCTGGTCCACGACCTGCCCGTCGAGCACGTGATGCCCGACGGCCGCCGCCAGCGGCACGAGCCCTCGGCCGGGGCGCGCATCGCGGGGGAGGGGCTGACCTACCCGGCGGCGGGGCTTGACGGCTAG
- a CDS encoding FtsX-like permease family protein yields the protein MSIVWSSARAAARVHRASIAGSFAVVVLASALLTATGAWVEAGIRRSQGAVEPGAGELLALATSFAGTTVLIALFLVASTFGQSLRQRRRQFALLRTIGATPGQVRSMVVAEVLLVTAVAVPVGAVPGLLAAPRLTDLVVSSGIVPAGFELGFSLAAPVATVLLLVPAALAAGLLASRQVADGAASAVRQAGVEAPGLGRTRRIVAGVLLISGLVVAGVPFVVAGTLASALGSTSALLLLAAVAVAGSRLVHTVASRTLSLVGGRAGAAPTLALLNARGFSRRLTTAVVPLALLVALGGVQTGFAMTATQAAGEQLRDGLSADLVIEQSGPEDSAAVARTPGVDAVATMTRVPVDVKTDDDEGTPGFLAWESSSVLALSGDTELVDPVVREGSLDDLTGAATIAVSRDALIGGLKGVGDTVDLRMAGDEVRATIVAVYDRGLGFGDFIVAPAAIEGLAASPVTVLSVDGAGSDVTAALERQGLVATSVDDHVQGATEAGADGQRLSDVLLLVLLAFSGLVAANTLVMLTAGRAAEFRLLRRTGATRSQLLAMIATESMVVALTAIVIGVACVLPSLVGAAYGLLGTVVPAVNWPISLGLIGAVLLVSLLPIASGRRLTAGAAV from the coding sequence ATGAGCATCGTGTGGTCCTCGGCCCGCGCCGCGGCGCGCGTCCACCGGGCCAGCATCGCCGGCAGCTTCGCCGTGGTCGTGCTGGCCTCAGCGTTGCTCACGGCCACCGGTGCCTGGGTGGAGGCGGGGATCCGTCGCAGTCAGGGCGCGGTGGAGCCGGGCGCGGGCGAGCTGCTCGCCCTCGCGACGTCCTTCGCCGGGACGACCGTCCTGATCGCGCTGTTCCTCGTGGCGTCGACGTTCGGGCAGTCGCTGCGGCAACGGCGCCGCCAGTTCGCCCTCCTGCGCACGATCGGCGCGACGCCCGGTCAGGTGCGGTCGATGGTCGTGGCGGAGGTGTTGCTCGTGACCGCCGTCGCGGTCCCGGTCGGCGCTGTTCCCGGCCTGCTGGCCGCTCCGAGGCTGACCGACCTGGTGGTCTCCAGCGGCATCGTGCCCGCCGGGTTCGAGTTGGGCTTCTCCCTGGCGGCACCCGTCGCGACGGTCCTGCTGCTGGTTCCCGCGGCGTTGGCCGCCGGACTGCTGGCGTCGCGTCAGGTGGCGGACGGGGCCGCGAGCGCCGTGCGTCAGGCCGGTGTCGAGGCACCCGGCCTCGGCCGGACCCGGCGGATCGTCGCCGGTGTCCTGCTCATCTCGGGACTGGTGGTGGCCGGCGTGCCGTTCGTGGTCGCGGGCACCCTCGCCAGCGCCCTGGGTTCCACGTCGGCACTGCTGCTCCTCGCCGCGGTGGCCGTCGCCGGATCGCGTCTCGTGCACACCGTCGCGAGCCGCACCCTGAGCCTCGTCGGCGGACGGGCCGGAGCGGCGCCGACCCTCGCGCTGCTCAACGCGCGCGGCTTCTCGCGTCGGCTGACGACCGCGGTCGTGCCGCTGGCGCTGCTCGTGGCCCTCGGCGGCGTGCAGACCGGCTTCGCGATGACGGCCACGCAGGCCGCGGGCGAGCAGCTTCGCGACGGGCTCTCGGCCGATCTCGTGATCGAGCAGTCGGGCCCCGAGGACTCGGCTGCCGTCGCCCGGACTCCGGGCGTGGACGCGGTCGCGACGATGACGCGCGTGCCCGTGGACGTGAAGACCGACGACGACGAGGGCACGCCGGGATTCCTCGCGTGGGAGTCCTCGAGCGTCCTCGCGTTGAGCGGGGACACCGAGCTCGTCGACCCGGTGGTGCGCGAGGGCTCGTTGGACGACCTGACGGGTGCCGCCACGATCGCCGTCAGCCGCGACGCGCTGATCGGCGGGCTCAAGGGTGTGGGGGACACCGTCGACCTGCGGATGGCCGGCGACGAGGTGCGGGCGACGATCGTCGCCGTCTACGACCGTGGCCTGGGCTTCGGCGACTTCATCGTGGCCCCGGCCGCGATCGAGGGCCTCGCCGCCTCACCCGTGACGGTGCTGTCCGTCGACGGAGCCGGGAGCGACGTCACCGCCGCGCTGGAACGGCAGGGCCTCGTGGCCACGAGCGTCGACGACCACGTCCAGGGCGCCACGGAGGCCGGTGCGGACGGCCAGCGACTGTCCGACGTGCTGCTGCTGGTGCTGCTCGCGTTCAGCGGGCTCGTCGCGGCGAACACGTTGGTCATGCTCACCGCCGGTCGCGCGGCCGAGTTCCGGCTGCTGCGACGCACCGGGGCCACCCGATCGCAGCTGCTGGCGATGATCGCGACGGAGTCGATGGTCGTGGCGCTCACCGCGATCGTCATCGGGGTGGCCTGTGTCCTGCCGTCGCTCGTCGGCGCGGCCTACGGCCTGCTGGGCACCGTCGTGCCGGCCGTGAACTGGCCGATCAGTCTCGGCCTCATCGGTGCAGTGCTCCTCGTGAGCCTGCTGCCGATCGCCTCGGGCCGACGCCTCACGGCGGGAGCCGCCGTGTAG
- a CDS encoding sensor histidine kinase codes for MNQSLTPRAVDAAVAGVTWLVAVAGLVALPVVAAVDSEGLGDVPGPDDARWWVLLLGLSAQAAALLMARERPALTAPLVAAIGCGVSLVAGETAPGLTSLAVVVAVYRAVSVGSVARLRWPLLGSAALVAVAVIGAGAGADAPVALVVEGLAQAALVVGAPVAVASFLSSRRAAARAQRNEAEAIVREHEARLEAAIARERTGMARELHDIAAHHLSGIAVMLAAVDRQIETDPQAARAAVREVRGQSREVLDDLRRLVGLLRDDDVARTSVECIESVTGLVEQAGAAPGGVEFVTLRGSDQLPTAAGVGPLAQLAAYRMVQEALANARSHAPGARCRVEVDDRAADRLVVTVDNAPSTVAPSGSSGGFGLRGMQERADLVGAQLEYGPSVDGGWRVRMTLSREPGTASTGGEHA; via the coding sequence GTGAACCAGAGCCTGACGCCGCGCGCCGTCGATGCCGCCGTCGCCGGCGTCACCTGGCTGGTCGCGGTCGCCGGTCTGGTGGCGCTGCCCGTCGTGGCGGCCGTCGACAGCGAGGGCCTGGGCGACGTCCCCGGCCCGGACGACGCGCGCTGGTGGGTGCTGCTGCTCGGTCTCTCGGCCCAGGCCGCCGCGCTGCTCATGGCGCGGGAACGGCCGGCCCTCACGGCGCCGCTGGTGGCGGCGATCGGCTGCGGCGTCTCCCTGGTCGCCGGGGAGACCGCCCCGGGACTGACGTCGCTCGCCGTCGTCGTGGCGGTCTACCGCGCCGTCTCGGTGGGCTCCGTGGCCCGGCTGCGGTGGCCGCTGCTCGGGTCGGCGGCCCTCGTGGCGGTGGCGGTGATCGGCGCAGGTGCCGGCGCCGATGCGCCCGTGGCCCTGGTCGTCGAGGGTCTCGCGCAGGCTGCCCTCGTCGTCGGTGCGCCCGTTGCCGTGGCGTCCTTCCTGTCCTCACGCCGAGCCGCCGCCCGTGCCCAGCGCAACGAGGCTGAGGCGATCGTCCGCGAGCACGAGGCCCGACTGGAGGCCGCGATCGCCCGGGAGCGCACGGGGATGGCCCGCGAGCTGCACGACATCGCCGCCCACCACCTCTCGGGGATCGCCGTGATGCTGGCCGCGGTCGACCGGCAGATCGAGACCGATCCGCAGGCGGCCCGGGCCGCCGTGCGCGAGGTCCGCGGACAGAGCCGTGAGGTCCTCGACGACCTGCGTCGCCTCGTGGGCCTGCTGCGCGACGACGACGTCGCCCGCACCTCGGTCGAGTGCATCGAGAGCGTCACCGGGTTGGTCGAGCAGGCCGGCGCGGCGCCCGGAGGGGTCGAGTTCGTCACGCTCCGCGGCTCGGACCAGCTGCCGACGGCCGCCGGGGTCGGCCCTCTGGCCCAGTTGGCCGCCTACCGGATGGTGCAGGAGGCGCTCGCGAACGCACGGTCCCACGCGCCCGGGGCGCGGTGCCGGGTCGAGGTCGACGACCGAGCCGCCGACCGTCTCGTCGTGACCGTCGACAACGCGCCCTCGACCGTGGCCCCGAGTGGATCCAGCGGTGGCTTCGGCCTGCGCGGGATGCAGGAGCGCGCCGATCTCGTCGGGGCGCAGTTGGAGTACGGCCCGTCCGTCGACGGCGGCTGGCGGGTACGCATGACGTTGTCGCGCGAACCGGGCACGGCATCGACCGGAGGGGAGCACGCATGA
- a CDS encoding ABC transporter ATP-binding protein translates to MTTAPLTTPSDTAVRFVHVDKTYPDGNSTVSALQGVSVALAPGSFTAVMGPSGSGKSTFLHTAAGLDTPTSGHVLVGGVDLGTLSRDAVTRLRRDRIGFVAQAYNLIEHLTVAENIDLPLLLAGRRPDPAWRAELIASVGLEGMERRLPGELSGGQAQRVAIARALVTRPTIVCADEPTGALDSRTAEQVLDVLVTSARELAQTVLLVTHDPKVAAVADQVLFLADGRFTDRLVAPTAEQVAARMLELAR, encoded by the coding sequence ATGACCACCGCGCCGCTCACCACACCATCGGACACCGCCGTGCGGTTCGTCCACGTCGACAAGACCTATCCCGACGGCAACTCGACCGTCTCGGCCCTGCAGGGGGTCTCGGTGGCCCTGGCGCCGGGCTCGTTCACCGCGGTCATGGGCCCCTCGGGCTCGGGCAAGTCGACCTTCCTGCACACCGCTGCCGGACTGGACACGCCCACCAGCGGCCACGTCCTCGTCGGCGGCGTCGACCTGGGAACGCTGTCGAGGGACGCGGTCACCCGTCTGCGCCGTGACCGCATCGGCTTCGTCGCCCAGGCGTACAACCTCATCGAGCACCTCACCGTCGCCGAGAACATCGACCTGCCGCTGCTGCTGGCCGGTCGTCGACCCGACCCTGCGTGGCGGGCCGAGCTGATCGCCTCCGTCGGTCTCGAGGGCATGGAGCGGCGGCTTCCCGGTGAGCTGTCCGGAGGTCAGGCGCAGCGCGTGGCCATCGCCCGGGCGCTGGTGACGCGACCGACGATCGTGTGCGCGGACGAGCCGACCGGAGCCCTCGACTCGCGGACGGCGGAGCAGGTGCTGGACGTGCTGGTGACGTCGGCGCGCGAGCTGGCCCAGACGGTGCTGCTGGTGACCCACGACCCGAAGGTCGCGGCGGTCGCCGACCAGGTGCTGTTCCTGGCCGACGGGCGGTTCACCGACCGGCTCGTGGCCCCGACGGCCGAGCAGGTCGCGGCTCGCATGCTGGAGCTGGCCCGATGA
- a CDS encoding alcohol dehydrogenase catalytic domain-containing protein — protein sequence MKAVTWQGKRDVRVEEVPDPTIQQDTDAIIEVTTSGLCGSDLHLYEVLGPFMTPGDILGHEPMGRVVEVGKGVSDLQVGDRVVVPFQIACGSCWMCDHDLQTQCETTQVRDQGMGAALFGFSSLYGAVPGGQAELLRVPHADYGPIKIESDLTDEHFVYLSDVLPTAYQSLRYAQVGEGDTLLVIGLGPIGDMAVRLALLEGIRVIAVDLVPERMARAAARGAEVYDVTKVDVAQVVREATGGRGADGVIEAVGMEAHGSPVATIAQNAVGLLPDFLARKAMTTASIDRMSAFNLAVDAVRRGGTISLIGVYAGTVDPVPLQVLFDKQVTLKMGQANVKRWVDDVKPIAEDSSDPLGLGDFATHRVPLDQAPEVYKNFQAKTDNTVKVLFKP from the coding sequence ATGAAGGCCGTGACCTGGCAGGGCAAGCGCGACGTACGAGTCGAGGAGGTGCCGGATCCGACGATCCAACAGGACACCGACGCGATCATCGAGGTGACGACGTCGGGGCTGTGCGGGTCGGACCTGCACCTGTACGAGGTGCTCGGACCGTTCATGACACCGGGCGACATCCTGGGCCACGAGCCCATGGGGCGGGTCGTCGAGGTCGGCAAGGGCGTGAGCGACCTGCAGGTCGGCGACCGCGTCGTCGTCCCCTTCCAGATCGCCTGCGGCTCGTGCTGGATGTGTGACCACGACCTGCAGACGCAGTGCGAGACGACGCAGGTGCGCGACCAGGGCATGGGCGCGGCCCTGTTCGGCTTCAGCAGCCTGTACGGCGCCGTCCCGGGCGGCCAGGCCGAGCTCCTGCGCGTGCCGCACGCCGACTACGGGCCCATCAAGATCGAGTCCGACCTCACCGACGAGCACTTCGTGTACCTGTCCGACGTGCTGCCCACGGCGTACCAGTCGTTGCGGTACGCCCAGGTCGGCGAGGGCGACACGCTCCTGGTGATCGGCCTCGGTCCGATCGGCGACATGGCCGTGCGGTTGGCGCTGCTCGAGGGCATCCGCGTCATCGCCGTGGATCTCGTTCCTGAGCGGATGGCGCGCGCCGCCGCCCGCGGGGCCGAGGTCTACGACGTCACGAAGGTCGACGTCGCCCAGGTCGTGCGCGAGGCCACCGGCGGCCGGGGCGCCGACGGCGTCATCGAGGCGGTCGGCATGGAGGCGCACGGCTCGCCCGTCGCCACGATCGCGCAGAACGCCGTCGGCCTGCTGCCGGACTTCCTGGCCCGCAAGGCGATGACGACCGCGAGCATCGACCGGATGAGCGCCTTCAACCTGGCGGTCGACGCGGTCCGTCGCGGCGGCACGATCTCGCTGATCGGCGTCTACGCCGGCACGGTCGACCCCGTCCCGCTGCAGGTCCTGTTCGACAAGCAGGTGACGCTGAAGATGGGCCAGGCCAATGTGAAGCGCTGGGTCGACGACGTGAAGCCGATCGCCGAGGATTCGTCCGACCCGCTGGGCCTGGGCGACTTCGCGACCCATCGCGTGCCGCTGGACCAGGCGCCCGAGGTCTACAAGAACTTCCAGGCCAAGACCGACAACACGGTCAAGGTGCTGTTCAAGCCCTGA
- a CDS encoding catalase, whose translation MDPSKAAKNIKDAVESTAEKAMDKAAEMATPEPPGRPGAEPASFEEPTEPREPLPPKPDQSSPDMRTATGAPAGTDENARTQQGAYLTTSTGARVRDSDHSLKAGPRGPILMQDHHFREKITHFDHERIPERVVHARGSGVHGVFEGYGTAADVTHAGFLQKGVTTPVFTRFSTVLGSRGSADTVRDTRGFATKFYTPEGTFDLVANNIPVFFIQDGIKFPDVIHAGKPHPDREIPQAQSAHDTFWDFVSLHTEAQHHTMWNMSDRGIPRSYRMMEGFGVHTFRMINAEGATSLVKFHWKPKLGVHSLTWEEAQLINGIDPDFHRRDLFDAIESGAFPEWELGIQVFEDNPEQEFAGIDLLDPTKIVPEELAPVQPIGRLTLNGNPTNFFAEVEQVAFHPGHLPPGIDVTDDPLLQARLFSYIDTQLTRLGGPNYNQIPINRPHAPVNDMLRDGYHQHADHAGVAPYKPNTLDGGCPFFAGADDRAFEDLPVRVAESTKVRENPATFDDHFSQVRLFWASMSPVEKEHIIRAYSFELGKCYDNTIKARQLQCLANIDPVLCSEVATSLGLPAPEPTVPLTEEVPSPALSQVGGTWPADGRMVGIVVDEDGELGGVEALKSTIFAAGMVPLIIGPHGGTVGGIEVQRTFATARSVEFDVLLLAGRPMPAPDSHGSRDDKGGAPSGPALDPRVQLLLDEVWRHAKVIGAWGDGTAALEAAGYSGQLPGVVTGDDAASVFTQVQELMASHRVWDRFPVAVS comes from the coding sequence ATGGATCCCAGCAAGGCAGCAAAGAACATCAAGGACGCCGTCGAGAGCACGGCCGAGAAGGCGATGGACAAGGCCGCCGAGATGGCGACGCCCGAGCCTCCCGGCCGCCCCGGCGCCGAGCCGGCCAGTTTCGAGGAGCCGACGGAGCCGCGTGAGCCGCTGCCGCCGAAGCCCGACCAGAGCAGCCCGGACATGCGCACCGCCACCGGCGCCCCCGCAGGTACCGACGAGAACGCCCGCACCCAGCAGGGGGCGTACCTGACCACGTCGACGGGCGCGCGCGTGCGCGACAGCGACCACTCGCTCAAGGCCGGTCCGCGCGGGCCGATCCTCATGCAGGACCACCACTTCCGCGAGAAGATCACGCACTTCGACCACGAGCGCATCCCCGAGCGCGTCGTGCATGCTCGTGGTTCGGGTGTCCACGGCGTCTTCGAGGGTTACGGCACCGCCGCCGACGTCACGCACGCCGGCTTCCTGCAAAAGGGCGTCACCACACCGGTGTTCACGCGGTTCTCGACCGTGCTGGGCTCGCGAGGCTCGGCCGACACCGTGCGCGACACGCGTGGCTTCGCCACGAAGTTCTACACGCCCGAGGGCACGTTCGACCTGGTCGCGAACAACATCCCGGTCTTCTTCATCCAGGACGGCATCAAGTTCCCCGACGTGATCCACGCCGGCAAGCCGCACCCTGACCGCGAGATCCCCCAGGCCCAGAGCGCGCACGACACCTTCTGGGACTTCGTCTCGCTGCACACCGAGGCACAGCACCACACCATGTGGAACATGTCCGACCGCGGCATCCCGCGCTCGTACCGCATGATGGAGGGCTTCGGCGTCCACACCTTCCGCATGATCAACGCGGAAGGCGCGACGTCCCTGGTCAAGTTCCACTGGAAGCCGAAGCTCGGTGTGCACTCCCTGACGTGGGAGGAGGCGCAGCTGATCAACGGCATCGACCCGGACTTCCACCGTCGCGACCTCTTCGACGCGATCGAGTCGGGTGCGTTCCCCGAGTGGGAGCTGGGCATCCAGGTCTTCGAGGACAACCCGGAGCAGGAGTTCGCGGGCATCGATCTGCTCGACCCGACGAAGATCGTGCCCGAGGAGCTGGCACCGGTGCAGCCGATCGGCCGCCTGACGCTCAACGGCAACCCGACGAACTTCTTCGCCGAGGTCGAGCAGGTCGCGTTCCACCCCGGACACCTGCCCCCGGGCATCGACGTCACGGACGACCCGCTGTTGCAGGCCCGTCTGTTCTCGTACATCGACACGCAGCTCACGCGGCTGGGCGGACCCAACTACAACCAGATTCCGATCAACCGGCCGCACGCGCCGGTCAACGACATGTTGCGCGACGGGTACCACCAGCACGCCGACCACGCGGGTGTGGCGCCGTACAAGCCGAACACGCTCGACGGCGGCTGCCCCTTCTTCGCCGGTGCCGATGACCGCGCGTTCGAGGACCTGCCCGTGCGGGTCGCGGAGTCGACCAAGGTACGCGAGAACCCGGCCACCTTCGACGATCACTTCAGCCAGGTGCGGCTGTTCTGGGCCAGCATGAGCCCGGTCGAGAAGGAGCACATCATCCGGGCGTACTCGTTCGAGCTCGGCAAGTGCTACGACAACACGATCAAGGCACGTCAGCTGCAGTGCCTGGCCAACATCGATCCGGTGCTGTGCAGCGAGGTCGCGACCTCGCTGGGCCTGCCGGCCCCGGAGCCGACGGTCCCGCTGACCGAGGAGGTGCCGAGCCCGGCGCTCTCGCAGGTCGGTGGCACGTGGCCGGCCGACGGCCGCATGGTCGGCATCGTCGTCGACGAGGACGGTGAGCTCGGCGGGGTCGAGGCCCTGAAGTCGACGATCTTCGCCGCCGGGATGGTCCCGTTGATCATCGGGCCGCACGGCGGCACGGTGGGTGGCATCGAGGTCCAGCGCACGTTCGCGACGGCTCGCTCGGTCGAGTTCGACGTCCTGCTGCTGGCCGGCCGCCCGATGCCGGCGCCCGACTCGCACGGGTCGCGCGACGACAAGGGCGGTGCCCCGAGCGGCCCCGCGCTCGACCCGCGCGTCCAGCTGCTGCTGGACGAGGTGTGGCGTCACGCGAAGGTCATCGGCGCCTGGGGTGACGGCACGGCGGCGCTCGAGGCCGCCGGTTACTCCGGTCAGTTGCCCGGAGTCGTCACCGGTGACGACGCCGCGTCCGTGTTCACGCAGGTGCAGGAGCTGATGGCCTCGCACCGCGTCTGGGATCGCTTCCCGGTCGCGGTCTCCTGA
- a CDS encoding response regulator yields MIRVLIADDQPLVRAGLSALLGAEPDIEVVGVASDGREALDLARSLRPDVACLDIRMPGLDGVSVTRELSGPDADPEVPVVILTTFDLDDYVFGALEAGAAGFLLKDAEPEIIVRAVRRVAEGHGTIDETLTVRIIAEFNSRRRLQPVTADRADDLLTPRELEILMLLAEGMSNEEIARELVLEVSTVKSHLARMMPKLGVRSRLQAVVWAYQNRIVRVDPSGPRGG; encoded by the coding sequence ATGATCCGGGTCCTCATCGCCGACGACCAGCCGCTCGTGCGGGCGGGACTGTCGGCCCTGCTCGGGGCCGAGCCCGACATCGAGGTCGTGGGTGTCGCGTCCGACGGCCGCGAAGCGCTCGACCTGGCTCGGTCGCTGCGTCCCGACGTGGCCTGCCTGGACATCCGGATGCCCGGCCTCGACGGCGTCAGCGTCACCCGCGAGCTCTCCGGTCCCGACGCCGACCCGGAGGTCCCGGTCGTCATCCTCACGACCTTCGACCTCGACGACTACGTGTTCGGGGCGCTCGAGGCGGGCGCAGCCGGCTTCCTGCTCAAGGACGCCGAGCCCGAGATCATCGTGCGCGCGGTGCGCCGGGTCGCCGAGGGGCACGGCACCATCGACGAGACGCTCACGGTCCGCATCATCGCCGAGTTCAACAGCCGTCGACGACTGCAGCCGGTGACGGCCGATCGCGCCGACGACCTGCTGACCCCGCGCGAGCTCGAGATCCTCATGCTGCTGGCCGAGGGGATGTCGAACGAGGAGATCGCCCGCGAGCTCGTGCTCGAGGTCTCGACGGTGAAGTCGCACCTGGCGCGGATGATGCCCAAGCTCGGGGTCCGATCGCGGCTGCAGGCGGTGGTCTGGGCCTATCAGAACCGCATCGTGAGGGTCGATCCGTCCGGCCCGCGCGGCGGCTGA
- a CDS encoding metal-sensitive transcriptional regulator, whose translation MQLEPDEVKAITLRLKRANGHLASVIRMLEEGADCEDALTQLAAVNKAIGRGGYALVATGLQKCLVEGGPDSVDAKKMEKLFLALA comes from the coding sequence ATGCAACTGGAACCCGACGAGGTCAAGGCCATCACCCTGCGACTCAAGCGGGCGAACGGGCACCTGGCGTCGGTGATCCGGATGCTCGAGGAGGGCGCGGATTGCGAGGACGCCCTGACCCAGCTGGCGGCGGTCAACAAGGCGATCGGCCGTGGCGGCTACGCGCTCGTGGCGACGGGCCTGCAGAAGTGCCTCGTCGAGGGCGGACCGGACAGCGTCGACGCCAAGAAGATGGAGAAGCTCTTCCTCGCCCTGGCGTGA
- a CDS encoding carboxymuconolactone decarboxylase family protein: MTDSPTTGSSHGKAVLRELSPQHRALRKAIPDVYKGFAELSGAAFADGELDRKTKELIALAIGVVEGCDGCIASHGQSAARAGATRQEAAEAIGVTFLMHGGPATVHGARAYEAFCEFADAIDANEATV; the protein is encoded by the coding sequence ATGACCGACTCACCCACGACGGGCTCCTCCCACGGCAAGGCCGTGCTGCGCGAGCTCTCGCCCCAGCACCGTGCCCTGCGCAAGGCGATCCCCGACGTCTACAAGGGCTTCGCCGAGCTGTCGGGCGCCGCGTTCGCCGACGGCGAGCTGGACCGCAAGACCAAGGAGCTCATCGCGCTGGCCATCGGCGTCGTCGAGGGCTGCGACGGGTGCATCGCCTCGCACGGCCAGTCCGCCGCGCGCGCCGGCGCCACCCGCCAGGAGGCTGCCGAGGCCATCGGGGTCACCTTCCTCATGCACGGAGGTCCCGCGACGGTCCACGGCGCTCGGGCCTACGAGGCGTTCTGCGAGTTCGCGGACGCCATCGACGCGAACGAGGCGACCGTCTGA
- a CDS encoding carboxylate-amine ligase: MQRVGIEEELFVVDAEGRLVPESDAVVRAHRRLDPGEEMDHELFLQQVEIQTDAHDDPGTLRDDLLMQRSSAAAAARAAGFGLAAVPVDVLGGSEPQPTPGSRYARMIARYGEIARNGMTCGMHVHVEVPDRDAVRVIDSLRPWTPLLTALSANAPFFHGRDTSHASWRGHLWDTWPTAGPVEAFGDHETYRAMVDGWIASGAAIDEHMVYLDARPAENFPTVEVRVADVCTEVEDALLVAEVTRALVTTVLSERHEPGTWRLETLKAARWRARHDGLGGALLDPATGTFVAAEQALESLLKTLGGALDEAGTTAVVTDGVHRLLTEGNGAVRQRSVAGEQLDLVAVMADLVQRTDPQH; the protein is encoded by the coding sequence GTGCAACGCGTAGGTATCGAGGAAGAGCTGTTCGTCGTCGACGCCGAGGGCCGGCTGGTCCCGGAGTCCGACGCAGTGGTGCGAGCGCACCGCCGGCTCGATCCCGGCGAGGAGATGGACCACGAGCTGTTCCTGCAACAGGTCGAGATCCAGACCGACGCCCACGACGATCCCGGCACCCTGCGCGACGACCTGCTCATGCAGCGTTCCTCGGCCGCTGCGGCGGCACGTGCCGCGGGCTTCGGCCTCGCGGCCGTGCCGGTCGACGTGCTCGGCGGCAGTGAACCCCAGCCCACACCCGGCTCCCGGTACGCACGCATGATCGCCCGCTACGGCGAGATCGCGCGCAACGGCATGACGTGCGGCATGCACGTCCACGTCGAGGTGCCCGACCGCGACGCCGTGCGCGTCATCGACAGTCTGCGGCCGTGGACTCCGCTGCTGACGGCCCTGTCCGCGAACGCTCCGTTCTTCCACGGCCGGGACACGTCGCATGCCAGTTGGCGCGGGCACCTGTGGGACACCTGGCCGACCGCGGGCCCGGTCGAGGCGTTCGGCGACCACGAGACGTACCGCGCGATGGTGGACGGCTGGATCGCCTCCGGTGCCGCGATCGACGAGCACATGGTCTACCTGGACGCCCGGCCGGCCGAGAACTTCCCGACGGTCGAGGTGCGCGTGGCCGACGTCTGCACCGAGGTCGAGGACGCGCTCCTGGTCGCGGAGGTGACCCGCGCGCTCGTCACCACGGTCCTGTCGGAGCGCCACGAGCCCGGGACGTGGCGGCTCGAGACGCTCAAGGCGGCTCGCTGGCGGGCCCGCCACGACGGGCTGGGCGGAGCGCTGCTCGATCCCGCCACCGGCACGTTCGTGGCGGCCGAACAGGCGCTCGAGTCGCTGCTCAAGACCCTGGGCGGCGCTCTCGACGAGGCCGGCACGACCGCGGTCGTGACCGACGGCGTCCACCGCCTCCTCACCGAGGGGAACGGGGCCGTCCGCCAGCGCTCCGTCGCCGGTGAGCAACTCGACCTGGTCGCCGTCATGGCCGACCTGGTCCAGCGCACCGACCCGCAGCACTGA